CGGCTCTTCGGGCCCCCGTCCCGCCTGGGCCACGGCGCCGGTCGGGCCGGTGTGCCCGGTATGGGGGGCTGCCGCCACTGTCTGGCCGGTCTGGCCCGCCGGGGTGGGGCCGGCCCCGCCAGGAGCCGACGACGGGCCCTGGGGCCCAGCGGCGGAGCCGGCGGGGCCCGCCTGGGCGACCGAACCGGTCTGTACCGCGCCGGGCCCGGCCGCGCCGGGCTGGGTGGCTGCCGGGCCTGGCGATGCCGCCTGCCCCGGGGCACCCTGGGCTGGGCTGGGCGGCCCCGAGGGCCCTGAGGCCCCGGACTGGCCGGGCTGCCCCGCGCCCGCGGGCTGGCCACCCGAAGACGGGCCGGCGCCGGACGGGGGCGTCGGTGCGGCGTGGCCGCCTACGGAGCCGGGCCCTGCGCCGGGCCGGGGCGCGGTCGTGCCCGCCCCGTGGTCAGGCGAGAAGCTGGTGGCGTTCCCGCTCGGTGCCCCGGGCTGGCCGGCCGCGGCCATGGGACGGCCGCCCCCGCCTCGGGCCTGGTCGCCGTGATCGCTCGAAGGCGAGCTGGTTACCAGGCGGCGGGAGTCGCCCGCCGGGCGGCCTCCGGGCTGGGCCCCGGCGTCGGCTGCGGGCTCCGCCTTGGGCTCCTCGGGCTGGACGGCCCGGCGCAGGCCCTCGCGGTCAGCCTTGCGGCGGACCCGGTCGGCCTGGGCGTCCTCGATACTCGACGAGTGGCTCTTGACTCCGATGCCGAGCGCGACACAGAGGTCGAGCGTCTCCTTGTTGGAGAGCCCGAGCTCGCGAGCCAACTCGTAGAGCCGGATCCTGGCTGCCAAAGCTGCGGTATTTCCTCCCTGTCACTGTCCCGATGGGGCCTGTGGGCCCTTCCCGAGCGCGGTTCCCGATCCTCATGTCGAACCGGGTTGCCTGTCATCCAGCCGCCGAACGGGACGACCCGAACCCCTCCATCCTCGCACGATCCGCCGCACTCGACTGCAAGGCGGCGATCGCCTCCTGGGAGATGTCGGCCCGCAGGGCCCGGGCAAAGGCCCGGCGGCGGGCCGCAGCGGTCACGCACGCGGGTGAACCGGCGCACAGCCAGGCCCCCCGGCCTGGCAGGTGACGGCCCTCGACGAGCGCCCCGCCTTCCCCGGCGACCACCCTCACCAGCTCGGACGGGCCCGCGACCCGCCGGCACCCGATGCAGGTGCGGCGCGGGGCTATGCCGACTTCTCCCCGTCGCCCGCGCCCTCGGCCTGGGCCACGGCCGGGGCCTGGGCTGGCCCGCCCGTCCCCTCGGCGGCCCCTGGGCGCGCCCCGGACCCGTTGTTGTCCGTCCCCAGCCCCACCGGCCTCCCCGCCGGCCGGGGGCGGTGCCTCCCCGGTTGGGGCGCCGTTCACGTCGGCCCGCCCTGGCCCCGGCTCGGGATCGGGGGCGGTGACGGCCTGGTCGGGCGCACCGGGCGCCTCGCCCTCAGGGGCAGCGGCGGCCCCCGCGGTGGCGCCACCGGCGGGCTCACCGGGCTCGGGGTCGCCCGAGGACCACTGGTCGGCGGTGACCGTCTCGGAGCCGTCGGCCGGCTTCCAGACCATCTCGCCCGAGTCGTCGGTGACCCACTCGCCCTCGGCCCAGTCCTGCTCGGCGTAGCTCGCCTCTTCTTCGGCCAGCTGGCTCTCGCTCTTGATGTCGACCCGCCAGCCCGTGAGGCGGGCCGCCAGCCGGGCGTTCTGGCCCTCCTTGCCGATGGCCAGCGAGAGCTGGTAGTCGGGCACGATCACCTCGGCCGCACCCGTGGACTCGTCGATGCGGACCTCTTTCACCTTGGCCGGCGAGAGGGCCTTCATCACGAACTCGGGCGGGTCTTCGGAGAAGGGCACGATGTCGACCTTCTCGCCCCTCACCTCGTTCATGACCATGCGCACGCGCGCCCCCCGGGCACCCACGCACGCCCCCACCGGGTCGACGTTGGGGTCGTTGGACCACACCGCGATCTTGGTGCGGTGCCCGGGCTCGCGGGCCACCGCCTTGAGCTCGACGACGCCGTCGGAGATCTCGGGGACCTCGAGCTGGAACAGGCGCATGATCAGGCCCGGGTGGGTGCGGCTGACCACGATCTGGGGGCCCTTCGACGTCTTGCGCACCTCGACGATGTAGGCCTTGAGCCGGGTACCGGGGTCGTAGCGCTCGTAGGGCACCTGCTCGGCCTGAGGCAGCAGGGCCTCGACCTTGCCGAGGTCGAGCAGGGTGTAGCGGCTGTCGCCCTGCTGGATGATCCCCGTGACGATGTCGCCCTCGCGCCCGGCGTACTCCTCGTACTTCATCTCCCGCTCGGCCTCGCGGATGCGCTGGAGGATGACCTGCTTGGCCGTCTGGGCGGCGATGCGCCCGAAGTCCGACGGCGTGTCCTCCCACTCGCGGGTGACGTTGCCGTCCTCGTCGAGCTCCTGGGCGTAGACGTGCATCTCGCCGGTGTCGGGGTCGATCGTGACGAACGCCTCCTCGGCGGCCGTCGGCATGCGCTTGTAGGCCGAGACCAGGGCGTTGGCCAGGGCCTCCAGCAGGGCCTCGACCGAGATCCCCTTCTCCCGTTCGATGACCTGGAGCGCCTCCATCAGTTCGAAGTTGGTCGTCATCGTTGGGCGGCCGCCTTTCTCTTGGGCTGGCGCGGCTGGGGCCACACGAAGCGGGTGCGGGCAGAGTCGATGTCGGCGTAGGCGATCGTGCGGCCGGCGATGGTGACCTCGGCGTCACCGGCCGCTTCGAGGACGCCTTCGAAGCGGCGCTCCCCTTCGTGGCCCGGACGTGTCTTGACGCTCACGGTGGCGCCCACCGCGCCCCGGAAGTGCTCGGGGCGGCGCAGCGGGCGCTCGATGCCGGGGCTGGAGACCTCGAGCAGGTAACGCCCGGCGATGGCGTCGGGCTCGGCGTCGAGCACGCCGGACACGACCTCGGTGGCTTCGCTGATGGCGTCGAGGTCGACGCCACCCGGCCGGTCGACGGTGACCCGCAGGACCGTGTTGCCGTCACCGCCGGTGCGGTCCACGTCGTAGAGGGTCAACCCGGCCTGTTCGAGGGCGGGGGCCACGAGAACGCGCACCCGCTCGCTCACGTTGTCGCTGCGCACGGGCCTCCTCTCGTGACGAAATACAAATGCGTGGGCTCTCGCGCCCACGCACTGGTCAGCACCTACTTTCGAACGGTCGAGCGGGAGAGAGTATACCCAGGCCGACCCCCGCAGCGGTGACGCCTATTTCACCGTTCAGAAGTCGGTGACCGAGTGCGGAGGGGGGTCGGTGGCGAACAGGCGGGCGGCCCGCTCCACCGCCCCGGCCGTGTGCTCGACCGCTCGGCCCGCCCGGGCCAGCACGGTCCACGAGGTGGCTCCCAGCCAGGCGGCGGCCAGGTCGGCCGCAGCCACCGACAGGTCAGCCACCGCCGCCGGCGCGGGCCGGCACTCGGCCCCGCTGGGCCCGGCGTCCAACCGCAAGCGCCCCTCCCCGGTCACGTCCAGGACCAGGGCGGCCCCCGGCCCGCCGTAGGCGCGGCTCGCCAGGGCCGCCCCCACGTCGCACAGCCGGGCCCACAACAGGTCGCGCACGGCCGTTACGCCCAGGGCCCGGGGGTCGGCCAGCATGGACCGCAGGGGCTCGTCGGTGGGCAGGCTCCAGGCGTCGAGGCTGACGACGAGGTCGACGCCCAGCAGGTAGCGCCACAGCGCGGCCCGGGCCTCGGAGGTGGTGGCCACCACCTCCTCGACGCTCATCTCGAAGGCGGGCAAGCCCAGGGGCCAGCCCGCCTTGACCCGGTAGAAGGCATACCCGTCGAAGCCCCCGCCACCCTCGTGGGCGGCCACGAACCGGGGCCCAGCCCCGTCCCGCCAGCGCTCGCGGTCGCGTAGCAGCACGTCCCAGTAGGCCGGGCTGCGGCTGACCTCCCCGGGCTGGGACCGCCGGTAGGCGTCGTAGACGGCGGGCACCACAGCCGCGGCATCCTCGGGCCCCAGGAGGGTCATCCGGCCCGACTGGCCCGGGGCCGTGGGGGCGAAGGCCGCCCGCCGGGGGTCGATAGTGGCCGACTGGGCGGTGACCGCCGGGCCGTAGCCGAACCGGGGGTAGATGGCCGCCTCGGAGGCGATCAGGACCGAGGCCACCTCGCCCCGCCCCCGGCAGTCGTCGAGGTGGCGGGCCATGAGGGCCGACAGCAGCCCCCGGCGGCGGTGGGTGGGCAGGACACCGACCTCGGTCAGCCCCGACACGGCCACCGCCGCCCCGCCCGGCATGGTCAGCTCGAAGGCTAGGGCGGCCGCCACCCCCACCGGGGCCGTGCCCTCGAAGGCGACCCACGTGCGGCCCAGGTCGGCCAGGGCGCGGGCGTCCTCCCGCTCCTCGGGGCCGGCGTGGTAGCCCCAGCTGGTTTCCACCGTGGCCACCACGGCATCCAACTCGTCGGCCCCGGGGTTGCGGATCTCGGCGTCCATGGCCTCCCGGTTCTACCAACCAGGCGGCCAGCGCGCGTCCGGGGCCGGCCCGGGGCCGTCGGAGGTGCCGGCCAACGCCTACGTTCTGGCCGTGGCCAGTGGGCACGCAGCCGGGAACCGGGTGGCCGACGGGGTCACCGCCAGGGAGGAGACGGCCGCCGCCATCCGGGGCCTGGGGCTGGTGTGGCGCTCCTCCCCCCTCCTGTCGGCCACGCTGGCCGGGCTCACGCTGGTCCAGGGCGTGGCCCCCGCCCTGGTCGTGGCCCAGACGGGCCGGTTCCTGCGGGCCCTGCCCGAGGCCGTCGAGCTGGGGGCCTCGTCGGCCCCGGGCCAGACCGTGCGCCGCGCCCTGGTGCTCATCGCCCTGGCCGTGTTCGTGACCCAGGTCGTGGGCCCTGTGTCCCAGGCCGTGCTGTTCGGCCTCCAGCGCCGCTTCGAGGCTTACCTGGCCCGCCGCCTGATGGCCGCCACCGTGGCCCTGCCCGGCCTGGCCTGGTTCGAGGACCCGTCGTTCCGCGACCAGCTCCAGGTGGCCGGCTGGATCGGGTTCGGCCCCGTCCACACCCTCCAGGCCATGGTCGGGGTGTTCCAGCAGTTCGCCCTGGTGGCGGCCATGGCCGCGGTGGCGGCCACGTTCGCCCTGTGGGTGCCGGTGGTCGTCCTGGTCGCCTGCCTGCCCGCAGCCGTGGCCAACTGGCGCTTCCAGGCGGTGGTGGGGCTGGCCCGCTGGCGGGGCTCGCCCGACGCCCGCCGGGCCGACTACTACCGCGACCTGGCCGTCGACCGCGAGAGCGGCAAGGAGCTGCGGGTGTTCGGCCTGGGCCGGTGGGCCGTCGGCCGCCAGCGCCGCCACTGGCTGGAGGGGGTGCGGGAGATGTGGGCCTCCCGCCGGCGCACCATGGCCATCCTGGTGGCGCTCAACGTGGCTGCCCTGGCCGCCATGTCCTTCGCCTACGCCACCATGCTCGGGGCGGCCATCGACGGCCGCACCGACGTGGGCACCTTCACGGCCGCGGCCACGGCCACCACCGCTCTGGTGGCGGCCGTCATGGCCACCGCCCAGTCGGTCGGCCAGGCCCGGCGCAACAGCTTCTACCTGCCCTCGGCCGTGCGCATCTTGGACCTGGCCCGCACCGAGCCCCGCCTCGAGGTGCGCCCCGCGGCCCAGCCGGTGGCCGAGCCCCCCGAGCGGGGCATCCGCTTCGAAGGCGTGTCCTTCCGCTACCCGGGGACCGACAGAGTGGTGCTCGACGGGCTCGACCTGTGGGTGCCGGCCGGTTCGTCGCTGGCCCTGGTGGGCGAGAACGGCACGGGCAAGACCACCCTCATCAAGCTCCTGGCCCGCTTCTACGACCCCACCGAGGGGCGCATCACCCTCGACGGCACCGACGTGCGCGACCTCGACCTGGCCGCCCTGCGGGACCGCCTGGCCGTCATCTTCCAGGACTTCGTGCGCTACGAGCTCCCGGTGCGCGACAACATCGGCTTCGGGGCCGCGGGCACGGCGGCCGCCACCGACCCCCACCTGCTGGACGCCGCGGCCCGGGCCGTGGGCGTCGACCGGCTGATCGCCTCGCTGCCCGACGGCTGGGCCACGGTGCTGGCCCGCGACCTGGGGGGCGTGGACCTGTCGGGGGGCGAGTGGCAGCGGGTGGCCCTGGCCCGGGCCGTCATGGCCCGCATCGGGCGGGGGGCCGACCTGCTCGTGCTCGACGAACCCACGGCCAGCCTCGACGTGCGCGTCGAGCACGACCTCTACAACCGCTTCGCGGAGCTCAGCCGGGGGGCCACCACGCTGCTGGTGTCCCACCGGTTCTCCACCGTGCGCATGGCCGAACGCATCGTCCTGCTGGGCGGCGGCCGGGTCGTCGAGGACGGTTCCCACGAGGAGCTGGTGGCCGCCGGCGGCCGCTACGCCACCCTCTACGGGCTGCAGTCCAGCCACTACAACATGACCGGGGCGCTGGAGTGAACGACCGCCCGCCCCCGGCCCGCCGGCCCGTGGGCAAGGTGCTGGGGGTGCTCATCGGCCTGGCCTGGTCGGAGGCCCGGGAGCGGGCGGCCGCCCTGCTCGCAGCGGCCGTCGTCTACGGGTTGCTGACCACGGCCTCGGCCCTGACGCTCAAGCTGGTGGTCGACGCCGTGGCCGACGGCGACGCCGGCCGGGCCTGGCTCACGGGCCTGATCGGGCTGGCCATCATCGTGGTGTCGAGGGTCGTAGCCGACCTGTCGAGCGGCCTGTGGCAGGCCGAGCTGGGCGAGCGGGTCAGCCAGGCCGTGGAGGAGCGGCTCATGGAGGTGGCCGCCGGGGCGGCCGGTCTCGAGCACCTCGAACGGCCCGAGTTCGCCGACAAGGTCAAGCTCGTGCGCGAGCGCAGCTACGTCCCCTACTTCGCCTTCGTCAACCTCAACGGCCTGGCCACGATCGTGTTCGGCCTGGTGGGGGCGGTCGTCCTGCTGGCCACCGTCCACCCCCTGCTGGCCCTCATGCCGGTGGTGGCCGCCCCGGGCGTGGCCCTGCAGTACCGGGCCTACCGCCGCCACTTCACCCGCTACGACCGCACCGCCCCCGACGAGCGGCTGGCCCAGCACTACCTCACGCTGGCCACCGAGCCCCTGGCCGCCAAGGAGGTGCGGCTGTTCAACCTCGGGCCCGAGCTGCTGGCCCGCCACCGGGAGATCACCGAGCGCACGATAAAGCTGCTGTTCCGCGACCAGCTCGTGCGGGCCCGCACCAGCGTGGTGGCCGGCGCCCTCTACGGGGCCGCCCTGTCGGGGGCGGTGGCCTACGCCGGGTGGCTGGCCATGCGGGGCCGGGCCAGCCTGGGCGACGTGGCCCTGACCGTCCAGGTGGCCCGCAGCGCCATCGGCGAGCTGTCGGGCGCCACCCGCCAGGCGGCGTGGTTGGCCGAGCTGTCCTTCACCGGGGAGCGCTACCTGTGGCTGCTCGACTACCGGGCCTCGGTGGTGGCGCCGCCCCCCGAGCGGGCCGTGCCCGCCCCGGCTGTCATCGCCGACGGCATCGTCTTCGACCACGTCGACTTCACCTACCCGGGCACGTCCGAGCCCGTCCTGACCGACGTGTGCCTGCACCTGCCGGCGGGCTCGACGGTGGCCTTGGTGGGTGAGAACGGGGCCGGCAAAACCAGCCTGGTCAAGCTCCTGTGCCGGTTCTACGACCCCACCGGGGGCCGGGTGCTGGTCGACGGCGTCGACCTGCGCGACATCGACCTCGACGGCTGGCGGGCGGCCACCAGCGTGGCCTTCCAGGACTTCGTGCGCTTCCAGTTGGTGGCCCGCGAGGCGGTGGGCGTGGGCGACCTGGTGGCCGTCGACGACCTGGCCCGGGTGAGCTCGTCGTCGGAGCGAGCGGGCGCCGACCGGGTCATCGACCGCCTTCCGGCCGGGTTCGACACCCAGCTCGGGCGCACGTTCGAGGGGGGCGTCGACCTTTCCGAGGGGGAATGGCAGCGGGTCGCCCTGGCCCGGGGGCTGATGCGCCCCGGTCCCGCCCTGCTGGTGCTCGACGAGCCCACCGCCAGCTTGGACCCCCGGGCCGAGCACGAGGTCTTCGAACGCTTCGCGGCCATGTCCTTGGCCACGGACGGGAACGGGGCCGGCGCCCGGCCCGTGACGCTGCTGGTCTCGCACCGGTTCTCGACCGTGCGCATGGCCGACCTGATCGTGGTCGTACACGAGGGACGGGTCACCGAGCAGGGCTCCCACGAGGACCTGCTGGCCGCCGGCGGCCGCTACGCCGAGCTGTTCCGCCTCCAGGCGTCGCGCTACTGAACTGGCCGCCGACGGCTGGTCCCGGCCGGCCGGTCCGGGCCCCGGCGCCCTCGGCTCGTCCCCTCCGCCCACTGGTCGATGGCGGCGACGGCAGCTCGCGACGGCGCTGCGACGTCCGGGGGACGATCCGTCCGCCCGCGCCGGTCAGGTCGAGGCACCCTGCCGACGCCGCTGCACGTCAAGAGGTGGAGGGCGTTGAATGGGGGGCCGCTGCTGGTTAGCTTGGTTGTCTGGCGAGGATCGAGGGAGGCCGGCGATGGCGAGATGGCGAGTAGGCGCCGCAGTGGTCATCCTGCTGGTGACGACGCTCTCCTGGGCAGGGACCGCCGTGGCCGAACCGCTCGAGTGCACCGAAGACCACTTCGGAGAGACGATCCACAGCGATCTGGTAGTGCCCACCGGCGAGGTGTGCAGGATCCAGAACTCAGAGGTGTTCGGCACGATTACGGTTAGCCCCGGCTCCCGGCTGGTCGTGAACCGCTCGACCGTCAACGGGTCGATCCTGGCCACCGACGCCTCGGTCCAGATCCTTCAGGACAACCACGTGACCCACAACGTGGTCACCCGCCGGCCCCAGCCGGTCGACGGGGTGCTCGCGTTCGGCCTGTGCCGCAGCGCGATCGGCGGATCGCTGATCGTCCGCGACACGGTCGGCGTCCAGCAACTCTTCATCGGGACAGACCAGGACTTCTGCCTCGGTAACACCATCGGCGGCACGCTCACGTACGTCAACAACCAGGTGGCCGCCCATCAGCGGATCATGGACAATGTCATCGGTGGGCATCTGTTGTGTCAGGGCAACGCACCCCCGCCCGAGGTCAGCGGCAACACCGTGGGTGGCCACACCATCGGCCAGTGCTGACGAGAGGCCCGGAGTACGGCACACCCCCAGCCCCCTCGGCACAATGGTGCCCTGATGACGGCGCGGTCAGGCCGGCTCGGGTGCAGGTGCTCGGTTACTGAGCCAAAGGGCTCATAGCCTGCCGCCCTGTGCGTCAACTTCGAGGTCCCGCCCACGGTCGGTCGGGTTTGTCGGCGATGTGGCACCGGCAGCCGAGGCGGCGACGGCAGCTGCTGACCAGGCGCCGGAGCAGCAGCCGGGCCCGTCGTTAGCTTGGCCCGTCATCCCGAGACCCCAGCGCCTTGCGGATCAGCTCCACGCGCTGGCCCACGGCGTTGGCGTCTTCGCCTTGGAGGTCGATGAGCTGGCGGCGCGTGAGCTCGGCCTCCTCGGCGGCCCCGGCGTCGGCCGCCGCCAGCCGGGCCTCGGCGCCCTCGGCCACCAGCCGCTCAGCCTCCTCGACCAGGGCGGTGACCATGTCGGCCTCGGGCACGACCCGGACGACCTGGCCCTTCACGAACAGGTGGCCCTTGCCCCGGCCGGCGGCGATACCCAGGTCGGCGCCCCGGGCCTCGCCCGGCCCGTTGACCACGCACCCCATGACGGCCACCTGGATGGGCAGGTTGCGCTCGGCCAGGGCGGCCTGGGCCTCCTGGGCCACCCGGATCACGTCGACCTCGGCCCGCCCGCACGACGGGCAGGCGATCAGGTCGACCGACTTGCGCTCCCGCAGCCCGAGGGCCTCCAGGAGCTGGCGGCCGGCCTTGGCCTCGTCGACCGGGTCGGCGGTCAGCGAGTAGCGGATGGTGTCGCCGATCCCCTCGGCCAGCAGGGTGGCGATGCCGGCCGTGGCCTTGACGATGCCCGCGGGCGGGGGGCCGGCCTCGGTCACCCCCAGGTGCAGCGGGTGGTCGGTGACCTCGGCCAGTTGGCGGTAGGCCTCGATCATCAGGGGGACGTTCGACGCCTTGACCGAGATCTTCACGTCCTCGAACCCGACCTCGGCCAGGTAACCCAGCTCCCGCTGGGCGGACTCGACCAGCGCCTCGGGCGTGGCCTCCCCGTAGCGGTCGTAGAGGTCGGGGTCGAGCGACCCGGCGTTCACCCCGATGCGGATGGGGACCCCGCGGGCCTTGGCCTCCTCGGCCACCAGCTTCACCTGGTCGGCCTTGCGGATGTTGCCCGGGTTGAGGCGCAGGCAGTGCACCCCCGCCTCCAGGGCGGCCAGGGCCAGGCGGTACTGGTAGTGGATGTCGGCCACGATCGGCACCGGGCACCGGGGCAGCATGATGGCCAGCGCGGCGGCCGCCTCGGCGTCGTTGCACGTCACCCTCACGATGTCGGCCCCGGCGGCCGCCAGCGCGTAGATCTGGGCCAGGGTGCCGTCGACGTCGGCCGTCTTGGTCGTGGTCATCGACTGGACGGTGACGGGCGCGCCCCCGCCCACGGGCACGGTCCCGACCATTATCTGGCGGGTGGGGCGCCGCCCGTAACGGGACGGGCCGGGTGCGGGCTGGGGCACTACTGGAACGGGTTCGTTATGGGGTTGACGATGTCGAGCCACAACGAGGTGAGCCCCAGGGTCACCAGCAGCACCACCACCGCGGCCGTCAGCGGCAGCATCTTCTGCACGTCGGCGTAGTGGCGCCTGCCCTTGCGGGAGCGCACCCGCTCGTAGGTGGCGATGGCGATGTGCCCACCGTCGAGGGGCAGCAGGGGCACCATGTTGAAGATGGCCACGAAGATGTTGATCATCACCAAGATGGCCAGGAACTCGAACAGCCCGCTCTTGGCCGCCTGGTCGGCGATGCGCACGACCCCCACCACCGACACGGGCCGGGCATCCTCGTTGGCCGACGACCCCCCGCCGATGAGCTGGTTGCCGTAGTCGCCGAGCGAGCTGGGCGAGAAGAACATGCCCAGGGCCTGGACCGAACCAGTGGTCAGCCGCCCGAGGTCGGCCACCGACTTGCCCGCGGCCGCCACCGGGCCCACTTTCTCGATAGCCACCTGGGAGCCGACGCCCAGAAAGCCCACGTCTTCCCCGGCCGGGTTGGTCGACGCCGGGGTGGCCGTGAGGGTGAGCTGGCGCCCGTCCCGCTCGACCACGAACGTCAGGGGCCGGCCCGGGTTGGCCCGGATCAGCGGGGGCAGTTCCGACCACTGGCCGAGCACCCGCCCGTCCACCGAGACGATGCGGTCGCCCACCTCGAAACCGGCCTCCTGGGCCGGGCTGGGCCCGCTGGCCAGCCGGCTGATCGACCCCACTGCCAGGGTGGGCTGGTCGCCCCGGGGCACGCCCACCACCGTCCACATCAGCATCAGGATCAGGAAGGCGATGACAAAGTGGGTGACGATGCCGGCGATGGCCACCGTCAGGCGGCGGGGGTAGGACTGCTGGCGGTAGGTCCTGGGCTCGTCGGCCGGGTCGATGCCCTTCTCCAGGTTGGACATCCCGATGATCTTCACGTAGCCGCCCGCGGGGATGGCCTTGACGCCGTACTCGGTCTCGCCCCGGCGGAACGACCACAGCCGGGGCCCGAAGCCGAAGAAGAACTCGGTGACCTTCATGCCCGACCGCTTGGCCGTGAAGTAGTGGCCGGCCTCGTGCAGCATGATCGAGCCGATCAGGGCCAGGACGAAGGCCATGGCCGGGAACGCGCCCTTGACGATCGAGAGCACCACGAGGGCGGCCATGCCCACGAACAGGGCCACCGCCCGCAGGGGCGACGACGCGTTCGGGTCGGCCGCGGGGTCAGAGGCCTCGACGGGAGGGCGCTCGCTGGTCTGGCTCATTGGCTGTGGGTTCTCCGTTCTACCGCTTGGCGCGCCTGCAGACGGGCCAGCCGGTCGGCCTCCATGACAACGTCGACCCCGGTCGGGTCTGTTCCATCGTGGCCTGCCAGCGTGTCGTATATGACATCGGCAATGGCGGCCCACGGTATGAGCCCTTCGAGGAAGGCGGCCACCGCCACCTCGTTGGCCGCGTTGAGCCAGGCCGGGGCCGTCCCCCCGGTGCGCCCCGCCTCGTAAGCCAGGTCGAGGCACGGGAAGGCGGCGCGGTCGGGCGGCTCGAAGGTCAGCTCCCGGGCCTTCGACCAGTCGAGGGCGCCGAAGGCCACCGCGCTGCGGTCGGGATAAGCCAGGGCGTAGGCGATGGGCAGGCGCATGTCGGGCTCGGAAAGCTGGGCGATGGTGGCCCCGTCGCTGAGCTCGACCATGGAGTGGACCACCGACTGGGGGTGCACGACCACGTCGATCGAGCCGAAATCGACGTCGAACAGCTCGTGGGCCTCGATGACCTCCAGGCCCTTGTTCATCAGGGTCGAGGAGTCGACGGTGATCTTGGGGCCCATGGCCCACGTGGGGTGGGCCAAGGCCTGCTCGACGGTGACGGACTCCAGGTCGCGGCGGCTGCGGCCCCGGAACGGCCCTCCGCTGGCCGTGAGCACGATGCGCCTGAGGGCGCGCCCGGCGCCCGCCCCGCCCGCGGCCCGCAGGCACTGATGAACGGCACAGTGCTCGGAGTCGACAGGCACGATCTCGGCCCCCGGGGTGACGCGGGCCCGGCGCACGACCGGGCCGGCGGCGATCAGCGACTCCTTGTTGGCCAGGGCCAGCCGGCGGCCCGCCCCCAGGGCGGCCAGGGTCACCTCCAGGCCGGCGAACCCGACCACGCCGTTGACGACCACGTCGGCCCCGGTGGATATCTCGGCCAGGGCGCCCGGGCCGGCCAGCACCTCGGTACCCGGGGGCACGGCCGCCTCCAGGTCGGCCGCTCGCGACGGGTCGGCGATGGCCACCCGTTCGGGCCGTAGCTCCTTGGCCTGCAGGGCCAGTAACTCGACCGACCGGTTCGCGCCCAGGGCCACCACCCGGTAGCGCCCGGGCTCGGCCCGGACCACGTCGACCGCCTGGGTGCCGATCGAGCCGGTGGAGCCCACCAGGCTGACGGTCTTCACGAGCTCAGAAGACGAGGCGGACGAGGTAGTAGGTGGCCGGCATCACGAACAGCATGGCGTCGATGCGGTCGAGCACCCCGCCGTGGCCGGGCAGGACGTTGCCCATGTCCTTCACGTCGAGGTCGCGCTTGATCATCGACTCGCACAGGTCGCCCAGGGGGGCGGCGAAGCAGACCATGATGGCCAGCCAGAAGGCCTTGCCCCCGTCCCACGGGTCGATGGCCCGCACGATCACCAGGCACACCAAGATGGTGGCCAGGCTGGCCCCCACCAGCCCCTCGACGGTCTTGCCCGGGCTGATGGCCGGGGCCAGGGGGGTGCGGCCCATCGACCGGCCCGCGAAGTAGGCGCCCACGTCGTAGGCCACGGTGGCCAAGATGGCGCCCACCAGGATGCGGATGCCGGTGCTGCCCCCCTTGAGGATGAGCGCCGCGAACGACCCCAGGAAGGCCACGTAGACGAACGTCATGATCGTCACGGCCACGTTCATCGACGGCCGGGCCTTGACCACCCCGGCCAGGTACCACAGCAGGGTGAACACCACGAACAGCCCGAGCACCAGCGGGT
This genomic interval from Actinomycetota bacterium contains the following:
- the dxr gene encoding 1-deoxy-D-xylulose-5-phosphate reductoisomerase; this encodes MKTVSLVGSTGSIGTQAVDVVRAEPGRYRVVALGANRSVELLALQAKELRPERVAIADPSRAADLEAAVPPGTEVLAGPGALAEISTGADVVVNGVVGFAGLEVTLAALGAGRRLALANKESLIAAGPVVRRARVTPGAEIVPVDSEHCAVHQCLRAAGGAGAGRALRRIVLTASGGPFRGRSRRDLESVTVEQALAHPTWAMGPKITVDSSTLMNKGLEVIEAHELFDVDFGSIDVVVHPQSVVHSMVELSDGATIAQLSEPDMRLPIAYALAYPDRSAVAFGALDWSKARELTFEPPDRAAFPCLDLAYEAGRTGGTAPAWLNAANEVAVAAFLEGLIPWAAIADVIYDTLAGHDGTDPTGVDVVMEADRLARLQARQAVERRTHSQ
- a CDS encoding M50 family metallopeptidase, coding for MSQTSERPPVEASDPAADPNASSPLRAVALFVGMAALVVLSIVKGAFPAMAFVLALIGSIMLHEAGHYFTAKRSGMKVTEFFFGFGPRLWSFRRGETEYGVKAIPAGGYVKIIGMSNLEKGIDPADEPRTYRQQSYPRRLTVAIAGIVTHFVIAFLILMLMWTVVGVPRGDQPTLAVGSISRLASGPSPAQEAGFEVGDRIVSVDGRVLGQWSELPPLIRANPGRPLTFVVERDGRQLTLTATPASTNPAGEDVGFLGVGSQVAIEKVGPVAAAGKSVADLGRLTTGSVQALGMFFSPSSLGDYGNQLIGGGSSANEDARPVSVVGVVRIADQAAKSGLFEFLAILVMINIFVAIFNMVPLLPLDGGHIAIATYERVRSRKGRRHYADVQKMLPLTAAVVVLLVTLGLTSLWLDIVNPITNPFQ
- the ispG gene encoding flavodoxin-dependent (E)-4-hydroxy-3-methylbut-2-enyl-diphosphate synthase → MPQPAPGPSRYGRRPTRQIMVGTVPVGGGAPVTVQSMTTTKTADVDGTLAQIYALAAAGADIVRVTCNDAEAAAALAIMLPRCPVPIVADIHYQYRLALAALEAGVHCLRLNPGNIRKADQVKLVAEEAKARGVPIRIGVNAGSLDPDLYDRYGEATPEALVESAQRELGYLAEVGFEDVKISVKASNVPLMIEAYRQLAEVTDHPLHLGVTEAGPPPAGIVKATAGIATLLAEGIGDTIRYSLTADPVDEAKAGRQLLEALGLRERKSVDLIACPSCGRAEVDVIRVAQEAQAALAERNLPIQVAVMGCVVNGPGEARGADLGIAAGRGKGHLFVKGQVVRVVPEADMVTALVEEAERLVAEGAEARLAAADAGAAEEAELTRRQLIDLQGEDANAVGQRVELIRKALGSRDDGPS
- a CDS encoding ABC transporter ATP-binding protein yields the protein MNDRPPPARRPVGKVLGVLIGLAWSEARERAAALLAAAVVYGLLTTASALTLKLVVDAVADGDAGRAWLTGLIGLAIIVVSRVVADLSSGLWQAELGERVSQAVEERLMEVAAGAAGLEHLERPEFADKVKLVRERSYVPYFAFVNLNGLATIVFGLVGAVVLLATVHPLLALMPVVAAPGVALQYRAYRRHFTRYDRTAPDERLAQHYLTLATEPLAAKEVRLFNLGPELLARHREITERTIKLLFRDQLVRARTSVVAGALYGAALSGAVAYAGWLAMRGRASLGDVALTVQVARSAIGELSGATRQAAWLAELSFTGERYLWLLDYRASVVAPPPERAVPAPAVIADGIVFDHVDFTYPGTSEPVLTDVCLHLPAGSTVALVGENGAGKTSLVKLLCRFYDPTGGRVLVDGVDLRDIDLDGWRAATSVAFQDFVRFQLVAREAVGVGDLVAVDDLARVSSSSERAGADRVIDRLPAGFDTQLGRTFEGGVDLSEGEWQRVALARGLMRPGPALLVLDEPTASLDPRAEHEVFERFAAMSLATDGNGAGARPVTLLVSHRFSTVRMADLIVVVHEGRVTEQGSHEDLLAAGGRYAELFRLQASRY